A genomic segment from Aegilops tauschii subsp. strangulata cultivar AL8/78 chromosome 1, Aet v6.0, whole genome shotgun sequence encodes:
- the LOC109785869 gene encoding uncharacterized protein, translated as MEMARAFFHTPQRQHHLAELRIEGDQSPVAFSDPCATGRKRRCLFPAFSPRKKMLVDLPPFSSAPAPSQPPSAGRTVSVFSSALSPSSGSNGSFAFCALPEQPAPKGSNCSGAFAFLTSPERSLTPMGSTASSGFGVFSSRPSLSPGHGGSNGTGAIASLAPPTPTRTGSNGNDGGEPAFLASPNPALGRKDSSASAADKALSPAGPRISGGGDLVFSPPLVLPASRTSASPERKTEGSTLWSRRRGNKRQLEEQLQVTVPLKKVAKTEALAIGDPTRRATLSVSSTRPCCAFVNSPAKAINQEGSKDILAASGASCSSSPYQSPAGTICTFDTSPTRPLEKASRLESEGGGGHGAAACPGAEVVACVTCSCGARKEFCFDHRH; from the exons ATGGAGATGGCCCGCGCCTTCTTCCACACCCCGCAGCGGCAGCACCACCTCGCCGAGCTCCGCATTGAGGGCGACCAGTCGCCGGTCGCCTTCTCCGACCCCTGCGCCACCGGCCGCAAGCGCCGCTGCCTCTTCCCTGCCTTCTCCCCGCGCAAGAAGATGTTGGTCGACCTGCCCCCCTTCTCCTCCGCGCCCGCGCCTTCCCAGCCACCCAGCGCCGGCCGCACCGTCAGCGTTTTCTCGTCGGCGCTGTCGCCTTCCAGCGGAAGCAACGGAAGCTTCGCGTTCTGCGCTTTGCCGGAACAGCCGGCGCCCAAGGGCTCCAACTGCAGCGGCGCCTTCGCGTTCTTGACTTCGCCGGAGCGGTCGTTGACCCCCATGGGCTCCACCGCCAGCAGCGGTTTTGGGGTCTTTTCTTCTCGGCCGTCGTTGTCTCCCGGCCACGGGGGCTCCAACGGAACCGGCGCCATCGCGTCCTTGGCTCCCCCGACGCCGACGCGCACGGGATCCAACGGCAACGACGGCGGGGAACCGGCGTTCCTGGCTTCTCCGAACCCGGCGCTCGGGCGGAAAGATTCTTCAGCGTCTGCGGCAGACAAGGCGTTGTCTCCCGCGGGTCCCAGGATTAGCGGCGGTGGCGATCTCGTCTTCTCGCCGCCACTCGTCCTCCCGGCCTCCCGGACGTCGGCATCTCCGGAGCGGAAGACCGAGGGGAGCACCCTCTGGTCACGGCGCCGCGGGAACAAGCGGCAGTTGGAAGAGCAGCTGCAGGTCACCGTGCCGCTGAAGAAGGTCGCCAAGACGGAAGCGCTGGCCATCGGCGACCCTACCCGTCGCGCCACCCTGTCCGTGTCGTCGACCAGGCCGTGCTGCGCGTTCGTCAATTCGCCGGCGAAGGCGATCAATCAG GAAGGCAGCAAGGACATCCTCGCCGCCAGCGGCGCATCCTGCTCGTCATCGCCGTATCAGTCACCGGCCGGAACGATCTGCACGTTCGACACATCGCCAACAAGGCCGCTGGAGAAGGCGAGCAGGCTG GAGAGCGAGGGCGGAGGTGGCCACGGAGCGGCGGCGTGCCCAGGCGCCGAGGTGGTGGCGTGCGTGACCTGCTCCTGCGGTGCCCGGAAGGAGTTCTGCTTCGACCACCGCCACTGA